The Candidatus Stygibacter australis sequence ATTTTTGCCCTTTTTGAGATATACATACCCCTATATTTAACTTCTTAAAAATAATACAAATCCCTACTTTTCACTTTTCACTTATCCCCATATACATACCCCTATATTCTTGTCAGCCTATGGCTGATTCAATTATTCTCCCCCCTTCACCCCTTCTCCTCTTCAAATCTTCATTTAAACTCCAACTACTTCTTTCTTATAATTCATAAAAATTTTTGAAGAATAATTCTCTATTATCTATCATATCTAATAAATTATTTTTATTCATTGTTTTGTTTAACTCATAAGATTCCCATATTATGTTAGCTAACACATCAGCAAATTGAATATTCAAATTATTATCTGAGGTTATTGTGTGTTTATATAACTTTGTGCTTACCTTTAATTCAAACCATAAATGGATCTGTAAATAATCTTTTAAACTATTTGTACTTTGTACTTTTATTGATCTGGGATCTGGAAACAAATCTACTTTCTGATATCCTTTCACATATTCCGGTATAACCAATTTTGTCATAAAGTTATATATAAGATTCTTATCCTCTCTGATATGAGCTGCAACATTTTCCTTTTTCACTGTAATAGCTGCAAGCTTGATTGATCTGTATTTCTTTAACATTCTCTTTGTCTTATTAATAAATTCTTCTTCTTCTTTTTCTTCTTCTTTCAATTTACAACCCTTCAGTTCAATTGCTGAAGATTGTTTACGCTTTCTGTATAAATCTTTAATTATTCGTTTGGGAATTGACTTCAAGGATTCATCAATAAACAAAAAAGCTATAGTAAGATATCTACTTGATCCTCCATCCCCGTATGGCTTATTAAATGTCCAGCCTAAATCACCACTTTCATCAAAATATACTTGCATAGATACTCCAAAAAAAATGAGCAGTCCCTGGCGCCGGCATATTCAAAATATGCTTA is a genomic window containing:
- a CDS encoding DUF3800 domain-containing protein; translated protein: MQVYFDESGDLGWTFNKPYGDGGSSRYLTIAFLFIDESLKSIPKRIIKDLYRKRKQSSAIELKGCKLKEEEKEEEEFINKTKRMLKKYRSIKLAAITVKKENVAAHIREDKNLIYNFMTKLVIPEYVKGYQKVDLFPDPRSIKVQSTNSLKDYLQIHLWFELKVSTKLYKHTITSDNNLNIQFADVLANIIWESYELNKTMNKNNLLDMIDNRELFFKNFYEL